The sequence GCAAGCGGTATTTGCCCATCGAAGCGTCAAGCTCGTGAGGATGTTACAAATGGGGCCATTTATGTCAATGGTGAACGTGTGCAAGATGTGAATAAAGTCATGACAGACGCAAATCGTATTGAAGGTCGCTTTACAATTATTCGGCGCGGTAAGAAAAAATATTATTTAATTCGTTACGCATAAAAAAGTCCTCTCTGCTTTGGCAGAGAGGATTTTTTTATTAACGAGAGTAGAACTCAACGATTAATGCTTCGTTAATTTCAGCAGGTAATTCAGAACGCTCTGGTAAGCGAGTGTAAGTACCTTCTAATTTGTCTGCGTCAAGTGTCAAATAGTCAGGTACGAAGTTGTTCACTTCAAGCGCTTCTTTAATAATTTGAAGGTTGCGAGACTTTTCGCGAACAGAAATTGTTTGACCTGGTTTCACGCGATAAGATGGGATATCCACACGGTTGCCGTCAACTAAAATGTGACCATGGTTTACTAATTGGCGAGCTTGACGGCGAGTGCGCGCAAAACCTAAACGGTAAACAAGGTTGTCTAAACGGGACTCAAGTAAAATCATGAAGTTTTCACCGTGCTTACCAGCCATTTTTCCTGCTTCTTCGAACGTTTTACGGAATTGACGTTCATTGACACCGTACATATGGCGAAGCTTTTGCTTCTCTTGAAGTTGCATGCCATATTCAGATAATTTTTTACGTTGTCCTGGACCATGTTGACCTGGTGGGTAAGGACGTTTTTGCAATTCTTTACCAGTGCCGCTTAATGAAATGCCAAGGCGGCGAGAAATTTTCCATGTTGGACCTGTATAACGAGCCATAAATGCTCCTCCTTTGTTTTTATTTTTGGTAAAATAAAAACAGTCGTGCCTCACCATTTATCGCCATTTTGTTTTCATGTATCCTCGCCCTAGCAGCTGAGAGTTACACGATACAGCCTCCAATTAGAGACGCACGTCTCTAAGGGGAACAAAATGGACATACAAATGTGAGCACAAAGGCTGCAATATTTTACACAAAGGCTATTATAGTTTTTTTTTGCGTCTGAGTCAATCATTTTTGTATGGTCTTTGTAATAAGGATTATGGTATGATATAGTTAATAGGTCTTAAGCTTTAGGGATATTACAGAAACTCTCATTTTTTTATTTATATGTTTTTTACACATAAAGAGAGGAAGTATGTGCGGGTGAGTGAAAAAAATGAACGTTCAAGAGCGCGATCAATACGCAATATTTAAACAAAAGTTTTTTGATTGGTTTTTAAGTGAAGAAGATTTTACCGATTTACCTCGCATCATTCAAGCGCTCATCACCTTATTGCAAAAAGAGTTTCATTTGTTAGATGTCACCTTTTACGTACTTAACCCGTTTAAACATGCTTTTGAGCCTGAAGTGACGACTGACTGTATGATTAAGCAGCGCCGGGAACATGCCTTGATTCCATTTGATAGTCATCTAAAAGAACAGTTTGACGACGTTATGATTATTGATGACGGAAGCGAGATTAAAACGGTGCAGTTTGGGGTGTATTTTTCAGAAGATTCATGCAGTCTTGTTCGTTTTCGCATACATGAGCGGGATATGCTACCAACATCGTTTATTAAACAAATGAAACACGATTTTTTAAAAGTGTTTGCCCGTATTCGTAAAGTATCTGAAGTATTGAGTGAGGAAAAAAGATATGAACAGTTGCATCGAGCGACAACAAAAATTCATGCCTCGATGAATATTGGTGATGTGCTTGAAGAAATTGTGAAAACGTTAAAGGAAGTGTATCCGGCGTTTACTTGCCACTTGTTTTTGTCGTATGACAGCACGACAGATCGCGATTTGCCGATCAAACTACTTACGTTTGAAAACGAAGACGAGCATATGGGTGCGATGAAAGCATATGTTACTGGACAAATTCAGCTCCACGATTCGCTTGTCCATAAAAGGTCTGTCATCTATGCTCCGATTAAAGGGGCGCAAGGGATTTATGGCGTCATCGAAATGATTGCTCCGGCAGTTATTGAACTTCCAGAGCGAGAGATGCGTTTTATTTCCTTGCTGGCAAATACAGCTGGTAGCGCCTTAGAAAATGCAAAATTGTATGAACAATCGAAACGATTAATTGCTGACTTACAACTCATTAATGAAACGATTCACCACTTGAACACAAATTTACGTTTCCAAGACGCCTTGCAGTTTATGATCGAAAAAATTAAAACATCGTTTGATGCGGAAGAAGTCGGTTTTATTATTTTACAAGAAAAAGAGCGGAAAGTGCTTCCGGGTAGTACGGCTTTTTTCCAATCACGTGAAGCAAAGGCATATGTAGATTTCGTTTTTCATCGTATTCAACATCCACGTGATACGTTATTTTTAGGTGATGTGAAAATCCATAGCAATGATACGAAACGTTTTCGCTCGCTTATGGCTGTGCCGATGATGTGTGGTATGATGAAAGGTGTAGCGGTTGTATTGCATCAAGAGGCATATCATTTTTCGTTTGATATGTTTAAATTGTTGCAGTCGCTTATTCATCACTCGACATTGGCGTTCACAAACGCAGCGTTGCGTGAAGAACTTGAACGGATGGTCATTACCGATCGGTTAACGAATTTATACGCACGTCATTACTTAGATGAACGCATCCAACGTTCGATGGAAGAGGATGGATTAGGTACGTTTATTTTAATAGACATTGATAACTTCAAAAAAGTAAACGACACGTACGGACATCAAGTAGGTGACGAAATTATTATTCAAGTGGCAAACATTATTAAAGCAAACATTCGCCAAAACGATATTGGTGCTCGATGGGGAGGAGAAGAACTCGCCATTTATTTACCAAAAGTATCTGTTAACGCTGGTTTATCTATTGCGAATCGTCTCGTACAAAAAGTGCGTGAATTAACAAACCCTCCTGTGACGATCTCATGTGGAGTATCGTATTGGAAAAAAATTGCGCTGACTCGGTCAAGGAGCTATTTAATCGCGCTGATGAAGCGTTATATACAGCGAAACGGACAGGAAAAAACCGCGTCGTTGTTCAAGAATATTAAACAAGAAAGAGGCCCTATTCATCGGCCTCTTTCTTATATGTCAAGGTAGCGAACGAGCGTTTCAACAAAACGTTGTAAATATTGTTCATCTATTTCATCAAAGCGATTTTTGATCGGGCTGTCAATATCGAGCACACCGATAACGTGACCGTCTTTGATCATGGGAACGACAATTTCAGATTGGGACGCTGCGTCGCAGGCGATATGACCTGGGAACGTGTGAACATCGGCAACACGTACTGTGCGCTTTTCAGCAGCGGCCGTTCCACATACCCCTTTGCCGAACGGAATGCGCACGCAAGCCGGTAACCCTTGAAACGGCCCGAGAACGAGTTCGTTTCCTTCGGCTATATAAAAACCGACCCAATTAATATCGTGCAAAAAATAATTCAATAAAGCGGAAGCGTTCGCTAAGTTCGCTACAACATTTTTTTCATCTGAAATTAACGCTTTCAGTTGTTCGATGACAAGTGTATAATTTTCCTCTCTTGTCCCTGTGTATGTTTGCGTATGAAACATGTATTTCACCCCTCTATATCAGCATATGTTCAATTCCTTGGTGAAGGCCAGCGACCGAGTGGGCATCTGAGCCATACACAAGAGGGATGCCGCGTTTGACGGCTTCCTTGACTACCCAATGAGGTGGATATGGCTCTAAACAAAGCGGTTTTACTGCGCCAGCGCCGTTATAATCAAGCTCAAGTTGACGATTTTTCATTTCATCGAGAATGTGTGCGATGATGTTTGTTGCATCGTATTCACACGGATATGCGCGATGAAACTTGCGGACGAGTGTTATATGTCCGATGCGTTTTGGTTTGTGCACCCCTAAATCGGCTACAACAGAAGCTAAAACAGTACGATAATATGCATCGTACACTCGTTCAATGCAACCAAACGATGTAACGATGTCGCCAAACATGTCTTCACTATAATCGATACACATGTATTGATCGTCAACGTGTAAAAAATGAACAGATAAAATGCTGTCATCTAATTGTGGACCAATTTCATTTAAAAACTCCTTCGTTTTTTGTTCATATCCGAGAATGAAATCAACTTCTAATCCGATGCGAATACGAATATGTCTTTCGTACTGTTTTTTTAATGATTGTAAAATGGATACGTACGACGCTAGTTGCTCTTCTTTCATTGCACTATCTTGGTAAGGGGTTGGGTCTATAAATCCTTTTGGAAGCGGTGCGTGCTCGGTGAATGAAATGTCTGTATAGCCGAGCGAAATAGCCTTTTCAATATATTCATGTAGCGCATCTTTGCTTCCGTGGGGACAGAAAGGTGTATGAATATGTCCATCGCGCACATTAGTCACTCCTTTAGGCGCAAACTTCGACAAAAATCACGTTTTTTAGGAAAAAAATTAAAATTTTTGCTCAAAAAATGTTGCTAACATGGTATCATAAAATCATTGAAAAGAAAATGCCTTCTCCATAAAAAAAGAAAGATTGACAACAAGGAGGCCCATTATGGAATTTGTAGCGATTAGTGCGCTCCTCGTCATCGGAGGACTTACATATACATATGTGCATCGAAAACGTTTATATAAACAAATTGACGAATTAGAACAATGGAAAATTTCCTTGATGAATCGACCTGTGCCAGAGGAACTGTCTAAAATTAAGTCGTTAAATATGATGGGGGAAACAGAGCAGCTGTTTGAAAAATGGCGAAATGAGTGGGACGATATTGTTGCTGTTCAGCTTCCGAATATAGAGGAAAAGTTGTTCGACATTGAGGAAGCGGTTGTCAAATACCGATTTATGAAAGCAAAAGAGGCGTTACGTCAAACGGAGCAACAACTACGAGAAATTGAAGGGAACATTCAACGTATTTTATTAGAGTTGCAAGAATTAGTCGGAAGCGAAGAGAAAAATCGAGAAGAAATTGAGCAACTGAAGGAAAAGTATCGTCAAGTAAAAAAAGCGATGCTTACTCAACGTCATGCATTTGGTTGCACAGAAGTTGCGCTTGAGGAGCGATTAAATGCTCTTCAAAACCAATTCCAGACATTTGAACAGTTAACAACGGAAGGGAATTATTTGGCTGCTCGCGAAGTCGTAGTGGTTATTCAAAACGAGCTACATGAATTGAACCGTTTTATTGAACAAATTCCGCTTTTATTAAGCGACGCACAAATTGAAATCCCTGCGCAACTCGACAACATTGTCGAGGGATATCGTGAACTGTTAGAAAAAGGGTATGTGCTTGACCATCTTCCGGTGGAAAAAGAAGTGGAAGCGATCCGTGGAAAAGTATCGGAAGTGCTTGCGTTGTTAGAAACACTTGCTGTAGATGAAGCAGAAAAACTGCTTCGTGAGGTGCAAGAAGATGTGGACACGCTGTACGATTTGTTAGAGAAAGAAGTATATGCAGAACGTTTTGTCCATGAAGAAACGGAGAAAATTGAACAAACGCTTTACGATTTGGAAGAAGAAACGAAAGAAACGCGTGATGAAACATTATTTGTGCAACAAAGCTATCATTTATCGCAAAGCGACTTAGATAAATATCGACAAATCGAGAAGCAAGTACAACAACTAATGAAACGTTTTATGCTCATCCAAACGAAGATGGCCGAGGAGCGTTTAGCTTACTCGCTTATTCGTGAAGAGCTTGAAGAAATTTTAGCGCAAATTGCTACAGTAAAAGAGAAGCATGCCCAGTTTCGCGAGCATTTATATGCGTTACGCAAAGACGAATTAGCAGCGCGCGAAAAGTTAGCAGAAATGAAAAAACAATTGTCTGAAGCGATTCGACTCGTGAAAAAAAGCAAACTTCCTGGGTTGCCAGAATCTTATATGTTGCAAGTAAGCGAGGCGCGTGAAAGTTTAACGCGCGTATCGCTTACGCTAGATGGGAAACCGTTAAATATGGAAGCTGTTCATCAAGCGTTGGATGAGGCAACTGTTTCCGTGCAAAACGTATATGATCAAACAAAAGAAATGATTGAACAAGCTCAATTAGCAGAAAGAGTTATACAGTATGGCAATCGCTACCGTCGACGTTTTCAGGTGGTAAAAGAAGGATTAGACGAAGCGGAACAACTGTTTCGAAGATACGAATACGAACTGGCATTACAAAAAGCAATCGCTGTGGTCGAACAAGTCGAAGAAGGGGCATTTGAACGTATTCGAGAGTGGCTAAAAGAAAACGAGTGAAAGGATGTCCTTTCACTCGTTTTTAACTTACTTTTCTTTCGGTACGTGTGACACGATTTGTTTTGTTTAGTAATAAACCGATGACCCCGCCAATGAGTGCTGGTGTAAGCCAGCCGATCCCTTGTTCAAAGAGCGGCAATGTTTTTTCGTATACATGTAAGATGGACGATACATCAAATCCTGCTGCCTTCAGTCCGTCAACGATGCTGACGAGAAACGTACCAGCGAGCGCCCCGATGTAAACGGTTTGTTTTCCCCTGAAATAGTCATGGAGAAACGATAGGGCGACGAGGGTAATGGCTAATGGATAAATAATAATAAGCACAGGAACGGATAACGAAATGAGTTTCGTTAAACCGACATTTGCGGTGAATGCGCTAAAGCAGCTCATAACAATGGCGAGCATTCGATAGGAAAGCTTTGGCGAAATTTTCGAAAAATAACTTGCGCAAGAAGATAATAAACCAACTGATGTCGTTAAGCACGCAAGCATAATGATGATCGATAAAATGATTGTACCCGCTTGACCGAATAAATAGGTCGCTGTTTGACTAATGATTTCGCCGCCGTTATTGCGATAACCGATCGCTTGTACGCTCGATGCTCCAATAAAAGCGAGCGATACATACACGAGCGTTAATCCAGAAGCAGCCACGAACCCGGCCTGAATACAAAGCTTCGTTAATTGTTTTTTATTTGTAATTCCTTTTTGTTGAATGGCTTGAATGACGATGATACCAAAAACGAGTGCTGCGATGGCATCCATCGTTAAGTACCCGTCAACAAACCCTTTAAAAAATGGGGCGTCTGTATATGCATCCGTTGGCGGTTGAATGTCTCCCATAGGCGTCCATATGCTTTTGACAAAAAATAAAGTAAGACCGATGAGTAAAAGAGGTGTTAACAACTTGCCAATTCGGTCAACTAATTTCGAAGGGTTTAACGCTAACCAAAGGGATATGCTAAAATAAACAACAGTATACACCGCTAACATGACGGATCGATCGACAGTTTCAGGTAAAAATGGTGTCACACCAATTTCAAATGATGCCGTACCTGTTCGTGGAATACCAAAAAACGGACCGATGGCTAAATACATAACGATTGTAAAGATGATACCAAATACTGGATGTGCTCGGCTAGCTAATTGTTGCAAGTCGTTCCCTGTTCTTGCAATCGCGATTACTGCTAAAACTGGCAATCCGACACCGGTAATTAAAAAACCTGCGATGGCAAGCCACATGTTTTCCCCTGCTGCTTGCCCGAGAGCTGGAGGGAAAATCATGTTACCAGCGCCAAAAAATAAAGCAAATAACATAAAACCGACAGCTATTAAATCTTTTTTCGACATGCTGATCCTCCTTTGTTTTCTCCGTACCAGCATATATACTATCATACAAAATAAAAATTTTGTCGTTTTTATAAAAAGTTTCAATCTTTAAAATATTCTTTGATTATTTCCTTTTTAAATAAAGATGTGATAATATAAGAAGGCTGTTTGTATACGAACGTAATGGAGGCTAACGCGATGATGTACTTAGATAATAGCGCCACAACAAAACCGTTTCCAGAAGTGCTACAATCTTTTTTAAAAGTCGCGAGCGATTATTTTGGCAATCCGTCGTCGCTACACGGACTAGGTATGCAAGCAGAGCGATTGCTCACGCAAGCGAGAGAACAAATCGCACGTTTGCTCGAGGTGAAGCCGACCGAAGTGATTTTTACATCAGGTGGGACGGAAGGAAACAATTTAGCCATTAAAGGTGCGGCTTGGCAACATCAGCAGCGCGGCCGCCACATCATTACAACAGCGATTGAACACCCATCTGTCACCGAGGCGTGCAGACAGCTAGAACAACTCGGTTTTCAAGTTACATATGTACCTGTTGATGAACGTGGTATCGTTTCTCCAACACATATTGAACAAGCGTTGCGCGATGATACAATTCTCGTTTCCGTTATGCATGTAAATAACGAAGTCGGCTCTATCCAACCAATTGAAGAAATTGGCATGTTGTTAAAAAAATATCCGAAAGTGCTATTTCATGTTGATGGAGTGCAAGGTGCGGCGAAAGTACCACTTCATTTGAAACAGGCAAACGTTGATTTATATACGGTATCGGCGCATAAATTTCACGGTCTAAAAGGAGCAGGTATTTTGTACGTTCGAGAGGGCGTACGTCTTTCACCTCTTTTATCAGGTGGGGCGCAGGAGATGCAACTGCGATCGGGAACAGAAAATGTCGCTGCCATTGTTGCGATGGCAAAAGCATTGCGATTGTCCATTGAAACATATAGCAAAGCGTCTGCACAACTCGAGCAGATGAAGCGAGCCATCATCGAACATTTACAGACGATAGAAGGCATTGTTGTTCATACGCCAGTCGATCACTCTGCTCCGCATATTATTCATTTTTCACTAGAAGGAATCAAATCAGAAGCGTTTGTTCATGAATTAGAAAAGCAGCACATATATGTATCGACAACATCGGCTTGTTCGTCGCGTAAAAAGGCGCCGAGCAAAACATTGTTAGCGATGGGAGTTGAACAAGCGCGAGCAGAACGCTCGATTCGTATTAGTCTGTCATACGAGCAACGAATGGAACATGTTCCGATCATGATCGAAGCAATGAAACGTGCATACGAACGATTAAAAATAGTAGCGAGGGGAACGAAATGACATACGATCATATTGTAGTCCGTTACGGTGAAATGTCGACAAAGGGAAAAAACCGTTTGCAATTTGTACGGTGTTTAAAACGAAATGTAGCGA comes from Anoxybacillus flavithermus and encodes:
- the hisJ gene encoding histidinol-phosphatase HisJ, whose amino-acid sequence is MRDGHIHTPFCPHGSKDALHEYIEKAISLGYTDISFTEHAPLPKGFIDPTPYQDSAMKEEQLASYVSILQSLKKQYERHIRIRIGLEVDFILGYEQKTKEFLNEIGPQLDDSILSVHFLHVDDQYMCIDYSEDMFGDIVTSFGCIERVYDAYYRTVLASVVADLGVHKPKRIGHITLVRKFHRAYPCEYDATNIIAHILDEMKNRQLELDYNGAGAVKPLCLEPYPPHWVVKEAVKRGIPLVYGSDAHSVAGLHQGIEHMLI
- a CDS encoding cysteine desulfurase family protein, whose protein sequence is MMYLDNSATTKPFPEVLQSFLKVASDYFGNPSSLHGLGMQAERLLTQAREQIARLLEVKPTEVIFTSGGTEGNNLAIKGAAWQHQQRGRHIITTAIEHPSVTEACRQLEQLGFQVTYVPVDERGIVSPTHIEQALRDDTILVSVMHVNNEVGSIQPIEEIGMLLKKYPKVLFHVDGVQGAAKVPLHLKQANVDLYTVSAHKFHGLKGAGILYVREGVRLSPLLSGGAQEMQLRSGTENVAAIVAMAKALRLSIETYSKASAQLEQMKRAIIEHLQTIEGIVVHTPVDHSAPHIIHFSLEGIKSEAFVHELEKQHIYVSTTSACSSRKKAPSKTLLAMGVEQARAERSIRISLSYEQRMEHVPIMIEAMKRAYERLKIVARGTK
- the rpsD gene encoding 30S ribosomal protein S4 — translated: MARYTGPTWKISRRLGISLSGTGKELQKRPYPPGQHGPGQRKKLSEYGMQLQEKQKLRHMYGVNERQFRKTFEEAGKMAGKHGENFMILLESRLDNLVYRLGFARTRRQARQLVNHGHILVDGNRVDIPSYRVKPGQTISVREKSRNLQIIKEALEVNNFVPDYLTLDADKLEGTYTRLPERSELPAEINEALIVEFYSR
- the ezrA gene encoding septation ring formation regulator EzrA; translation: MEFVAISALLVIGGLTYTYVHRKRLYKQIDELEQWKISLMNRPVPEELSKIKSLNMMGETEQLFEKWRNEWDDIVAVQLPNIEEKLFDIEEAVVKYRFMKAKEALRQTEQQLREIEGNIQRILLELQELVGSEEKNREEIEQLKEKYRQVKKAMLTQRHAFGCTEVALEERLNALQNQFQTFEQLTTEGNYLAAREVVVVIQNELHELNRFIEQIPLLLSDAQIEIPAQLDNIVEGYRELLEKGYVLDHLPVEKEVEAIRGKVSEVLALLETLAVDEAEKLLREVQEDVDTLYDLLEKEVYAERFVHEETEKIEQTLYDLEEETKETRDETLFVQQSYHLSQSDLDKYRQIEKQVQQLMKRFMLIQTKMAEERLAYSLIREELEEILAQIATVKEKHAQFREHLYALRKDELAAREKLAEMKKQLSEAIRLVKKSKLPGLPESYMLQVSEARESLTRVSLTLDGKPLNMEAVHQALDEATVSVQNVYDQTKEMIEQAQLAERVIQYGNRYRRRFQVVKEGLDEAEQLFRRYEYELALQKAIAVVEQVEEGAFERIREWLKENE
- the brnQ gene encoding branched-chain amino acid transport system II carrier protein, with amino-acid sequence MSKKDLIAVGFMLFALFFGAGNMIFPPALGQAAGENMWLAIAGFLITGVGLPVLAVIAIARTGNDLQQLASRAHPVFGIIFTIVMYLAIGPFFGIPRTGTASFEIGVTPFLPETVDRSVMLAVYTVVYFSISLWLALNPSKLVDRIGKLLTPLLLIGLTLFFVKSIWTPMGDIQPPTDAYTDAPFFKGFVDGYLTMDAIAALVFGIIVIQAIQQKGITNKKQLTKLCIQAGFVAASGLTLVYVSLAFIGASSVQAIGYRNNGGEIISQTATYLFGQAGTIILSIIIMLACLTTSVGLLSSCASYFSKISPKLSYRMLAIVMSCFSAFTANVGLTKLISLSVPVLIIIYPLAITLVALSFLHDYFRGKQTVYIGALAGTFLVSIVDGLKAAGFDVSSILHVYEKTLPLFEQGIGWLTPALIGGVIGLLLNKTNRVTRTERKVS
- a CDS encoding GAF domain-containing protein, with the protein product MFHTQTYTGTREENYTLVIEQLKALISDEKNVVANLANASALLNYFLHDINWVGFYIAEGNELVLGPFQGLPACVRIPFGKGVCGTAAAEKRTVRVADVHTFPGHIACDAASQSEIVVPMIKDGHVIGVLDIDSPIKNRFDEIDEQYLQRFVETLVRYLDI